A stretch of the Heterodontus francisci isolate sHetFra1 chromosome 10, sHetFra1.hap1, whole genome shotgun sequence genome encodes the following:
- the LOC137374094 gene encoding cysteinyl leukotriene receptor 2-like, whose protein sequence is MSNTTILENSSCENITNFKASIYPPTYIIVFIFGFIENIFCLYVFLKLYKRKTAINIVMVNLAISDLLFVCTLPIRVYYYLNKHIWNLPDSLCSVTSYALYFNMYCSIYFLTLMSILRYFAIVHPIKCLKYRSVKYAQIMCVSIWVFVGVAACPFLKNSTTLNNENEKKCFELNNDTTNNGMENIYIMNLISLVIGCIIPFLVITVCYAFVVKTLLTSKAKNYKQKHSHRKAIAMIVIVMAIFLTSFLPYHVLRTVYLVTKRMEKTSQASCFIQKTVVVTLCGAAINSCLDPLLYYFAAENFRGKLRNTEKCTSRGSPARMHQT, encoded by the coding sequence ATGAGTAACACCACCATCCTGGAGAATAGCTCATGTGAGAACATTACCAACTTCAAAGCTTCCATCTACCCACCAACGTATATCATTGTATTTATTTTTGGATTTATTGAAAACATCTTCTGTTTATATGTATTCCTGAAATTATACAAGAGGAAGACTGCAATCAACATTGTCATGGTGAACCTGGCAATATCGGATCTGCTCTTCGTGTGCACACTGCCCATCCGCGTGTACTATTATTTGAATAAGCACATTTGGAACCTTCCAGATAGCTTGTGCTCAGTCACGTCATATGCCCTGTACTTCAACATGTACTGCAGCATCTACTTTCTGACTCTGATGAGCATCTTGCGTTACTTTGCTATAGTGCATCCAATTAAATGTTTGAAGTATAGAAGTGTCAAATATGCACAAATCATGTGTGTCTCAATATGGGTGTTTGTGGGAGTAGCAGCCTGTCCTTTTCTGAAAAATAGCACTACCTTGAATaatgaaaatgaaaaaaaatgCTTTGAACTCAACAATGATACCACAAATAATGGAATGGAGAATATATACATCATGAATTTAATTTCCCTGGTCATAGGTTGCATTATTCCCTTCTTGGTTATCACCGTCTGTTACGCATTTGTTGTTAAGACCTTGCTAACCTCAAAGGCAAAGAATTACAAGCAAAAGCACTCCCACCGAAAAGCTATTGCCATGATTGTTATTGTAATGGCTATATTTCTAACCAGTTTTCTGCCCTATCATGTTCTACGAACTGTCTATCTTGTCACAAAGAGAATGGAAAAAACATCCCAAGCCAGCTGTTTTATTCAGAAAACCGTGGTGGTTACCTTGTGTGGTGCAGCAATCAATTCCTGTTTGGATCCCCTTTTATATTACTTTGCAGCAGAGAACTTCAGGGGCAAGCTGAGAAACACAGAAAAGTGCACATCCAGAGGTTCTCCTGCCCGAATGCATCAAACCTGA
- the LOC137374095 gene encoding cysteinyl leukotriene receptor 2-like — MSNTTILENSSCENITNFKASIYPPTYIIVFIFGFIENIFCLYVFLKLYKKKTAINIVMVNLAISDLLFVCTLPIRVYYYLNKHIWNLPDSLCSVTSYALYFNMYCSIYFLTLMSILRYFAIVHPIKCLKYRSVKYAQIMCVSIWVFVGVAACPFLKNSTTLNNENEKKCFELNNDTTNNIMDNVYTMNLISLVIGCIIPFLVITVCYAFVVKTLLTSKAKNYKQKHSHRKAITMIVIVMAIFLTSFLPYHVLRTVYLVTKRMEKTSQASCFIQKTVVVTLCGAAINSCLDPLLYYFAAENFRGKLRNTEKCTSRGSPARMHQT; from the coding sequence ATGAGTAACACCACCATCCTGGAGAATAGCTCATGTGAGAACATTACCAACTTCAAAGCTTCCATCTACCCACCAACGTATATCATTGTATTTATTTTTGGATTTATTGAAAACATCTTCTGTTTATATGTATTTTTGAAATTATACAAGAAGAAGACTGCAATCAACATTGTCATGGTGAACCTGGCAATATCGGATCTGCTCTTCGTGTGCACACTGCCCATCCGCGTGTACTATTATTTGAATAAGCACATTTGGAACCTTCCAGATAGCTTGTGCTCAGTCACGTCATATGCCCTGTACTTCAACATGTACTGCAGCATCTACTTTCTGACTCTGATGAGCATCTTGCGTTACTTTGCTATAGTGCATCCAATTAAATGTTTGAAGTATAGAAGTGTCAAATATGCACAAATCATGTGTGTCTCAATATGGGTGTTTGTGGGAGTAGCAGCCTGTCCTTTTCTGAAAAATAGCACTACCTTGAATaatgaaaatgaaaaaaaatgCTTTGAACTCAACAATGATACCACAAATAACATAATGGATAATGTATATACCATGAATTTAATTTCCCTGGTCATAGGTTGCATTATTCCCTTCTTGGTTATCACCGTCTGTTACGCATTTGTTGTTAAGACCTTGCTAACCTCAAAGGCAAAGAATTACAAGCAAAAGCACTCCCACCGAAAAGCTATTACCATGATTGTTATTGTAATGGCTATATTTCTAACCAGTTTTCTGCCCTATCATGTTCTACGAACTGTCTATCTTGTCACAAAGAGAATGGAAAAAACATCCCAAGCCAGCTGTTTTATTCAGAAAACCGTGGTGGTTACCTTGTGTGGTGCAGCAATCAATTCCTGTTTGGATCCCCTTTTATATTACTTTGCAGCAGAGAACTTCAGGGGCAAGCTGAGAAACACAGAAAAGTGCACATCCAGAGGTTCTCCTGCCCGAATGCATCAAACCTGA